From a single Eremothecium sinecaudum strain ATCC 58844 chromosome III, complete sequence genomic region:
- the PYC2 gene encoding pyruvate carboxylase 2 (Syntenic homolog of Ashbya gossypii AAR162C; Syntenic homolog of Saccharomyces cerevisiae YGL062W (PYC1) and YBR218C (PYC2)), translated as MASKLTGFRDKSTLLGEKNKLLVANRGEIPIRIFRTAHELSMKTVAIYSHEDRLSMHRLKADEAYLIGEEGKFTPVGAYLAIDEIIKIAKEHGVDFIHPGYGFLSENSEFAAKVEKAGITWVGPSAEVIESVGDKVSARRLADIAGVPTVPGTPGPIETAEEAKKFVEEYGYPVIIKAAFGGGGRGMRVVKEGDDIADAFQRAASEAKSAFGNGTCFVERFLEQPKHIEVQLLADGYGNVIHLFERDCSVQRRHQKVVEVAPAKTLPIEVRDAILTDAVKLAKAVNYKNAGTAEFLVDNQNRHYFIEINPRIQVEHTITEEVTGVDIVAAQVQIAAGASLEQLGLIQDRITTRGFAIQCRITTEDPAKNFQPDTGRLDVYRSAGGNGVRLDGGNAFAGAVISPFYDSMLVKCTCSGSTYEIVRRKMLRALVEFRIRGVKTNIPFLLTLLTHPVFIDGSYWTTFIDDTPQLFEMVASQNRAQKLLHYLADLAVNGSSIKGQVGLPKLTTQPTIPALHDEEGNVIDVSVPCEYGWRQVLLEYGPEEFAKQIRQFNGTLLTDTTWRDAHQSLLATRVRTHDLAAIAPTTSYALAGAFSLECWGGATFDVAMRFLHEDPWDRLRKLRKLVPNIPFQMLLRGANGVAYSSLPDNAIDHFVFQAKENGVDIFRVFDALNDLEQLKVGVDAVKRANGVVESTICYSGDMLQPGKKYNLDYYLGLTDEIVKMGTHILGIKDMAGTMKPAAAKLLVGSIRAKYPNLPIHVHTHDSAGTGVASMVQCALSGADVVDVAINSMSGLTSQPSINAFLASVDGELKTNINPSFVRELDAYWAEMRLLYSCFEADLKGPDPEVYEHEIPGGQLTNLIFQAQQLGLGKQWTETKKAYREANLLLGDVVKVTPTSKVVGDLAQFMVSNKLSSADVKRLANSLNLPDSVMDFFEGLIGQPYGGFPEPFRSDVLRNKRRKLTCRPGLELPPLDLPKIRQELESKYEQVDECDVASYNMYPKVYEDFMKVKELYGDLSVLPTKNFLAPAVIGEEIIVTIEKGKTLIIKIQAISDLNKDTGRREVYFELNGELRNVSVVDKSQKVETNVKAKADDSNPDHIGAPMTGVVIEVKTQKGAHVSKGQAIAILSAMKMEMVISSPKEGVVQEIFVKDGETVQVSDLLAVLSGVEAQKAE; from the coding sequence ATGGCCTCGAAATTGACTGGATTTCGTGATAAGTCTACTCTACTAGGTGAGAAAAACAAGCTTTTAGTTGCTAATAGAGGCGAAATACCAATTAGAATATTTAGAACCGCTCATGAATTGTCTATGAAAACGGTTGCGATTTATTCGCATGAAGATCGACTATCTATGCATAGGTTGAAAGCGGATGAGGCCTACTTAATTGGTGAAGAAGGTAAATTTACACCTGTGGGAGCATATCTGGCTATAGATGAAATTATTAAGATTGCTAAAGAACATGGAGTTGACTTCATTCACCCTGGTTATGGGTTTCTCTCCGAAAACTCTGAGTTTGCAGCCAAGGTTGAAAAAGCTGGTATCACGTGGGTGGGTCCTTCTGCCGAGGTAATTGAGTCCGTCGGAGATAAAGTTTCAGCACGTAGACTTGCGGATATCGCAGGAGTTCCAACGGTTCCTGGAACACCAGGGCCAATTGAGACTGCTGAAGAGGCAAAGAAGTTCGTCGAAGAATATGGGTACCCTGTGATTATCAAAGCCGCATTTGGCGGTGGTGGTAGGGGTATGCGTGTGGTTAAGGAAGGAGATGATATTGCCGATGCCTTCCAACGTGCGGCATCTGAGGCAAAATCTGCATTTGGTAATGGTACGTGCTTTGTTGAGCGTTTCCTAGAACAACCTAAGCATATTGAAGTCCAATTGCTAGCAGATGGATACGGTAATGTGATCCATTTGTTTGAGAGAGACTGCTCTGTGCAGCGTAGACATCAGAAAGTTGTCGAGGTGGCACCTGCTAAAACGTTGCCAATAGAAGTTCGCGATGCTATTTTGACAGATGCTGTTAAGTTGGCAAAGGCTGTAAACTATAAGAACGCGGGAACTGCGGAATTCTTAGTGGACAACCAAAACAGACACTACTTTATTGAAATTAACCCTAGAATTCAAGTTGAGCATACAATTACGGAAGAGGTTACTGGTGTTGATATTGTAGCTGCTCAAGTGCAAATTGCTGCTGGTGCTTCATTGGAACAATTGGGCTTAATTCAAGACCGTATTACTACCCGAGGCTTTGCAATCCAGTGTCGTATCACCACAGAAGATCCAGCAAAGAACTTTCAACCTGACACAGGTCGTTTAGATGTTTACCGGTCAGCAGGTGGTAACGGTGTGAGATTGGACGGTGGTAACGCATTTGCAGGTGCTGTCATCTCTCCATTCTATGACTCGATGTTGGTGAAGTGCACATGTTCCGGTTCGACATACGAAATCGTTAGACGTAAGATGTTGCGTGCTTTGGTAGAATTTAGAATTAGAGGGGTTAAGACCAACATTCCATTTTTGTTAACATTGTTAACACACCCAGTGTTCATCGACGGCAGCTATTGGACTACGTTTATTGATGATACTCCTCAACTATTTGAAATGGTTGCTTCTCAAAACAGAGCCCAGAAACTGCTGCATTACTTGGCAGACCTTGCAGTTAATGGTTCCTCCATTAAGGGTCAAGTTGGTTTACCAAAATTGACAACTCAGCCAACTATTCCTGCCTTGCacgatgaagaaggtaATGTTATCGATGTTTCCGTCCCCTGTGAATACGGTTGGAGACAAGTTCTTCTAGAGTATGGTCCTGAAGAATTTGCAAAACAGATTCGTCAATTCAACGGAACTCTACTCACCGATACTACATGGAGAGATGCTCACCAATCTTTATTGGCTACAAGAGTCCGTACCCATGATTTGGCAGCCATTGCTCCAACCACATCATATGCTTTGGCGGGAGCTTTCTCATTAGAATGTTGGGGTGGTGCCACCTTTGATGTTGCAATGAGATTCTTGCATGAGGATCCATGGGATCGTTTAAGAAAACTAAGGAAGTTGGTTCCAAATATTCCATTCCAGATGTTGCTACGTGGAGCCAATGGTGTTGCGTACTCTTCCCTTCCTGATAATGCTATAGATCATTTCGTATTCCAGGCTAAGGAAAATGGTGTTGATATCTTTAGGGTCTTTGATGCATTGAACGACTTAGAACAGCTGAAGGTTGGCGTTGATGCTGTAAAGAGGGCGAATGGTGTGGTAGAAAGTACCATTTGTTATTCTGGCGATATGTTGCAACCTGGAAAGAAATATAACTTGGATTACTACTTGGGGCTAACTGACGAGATAGTTAAAATGGGCACCCATATCTTAGGTATCAAGGATATGGCAGGTACTATGAAACCTGCAGCAGCCAAATTGTTGGTTGGATCTATAAGGGCCAAATATCCAAATTTGCCAATCCATGTTCACACACACGATTCTGCTGGTACTGGTGTTGCATCTATGGTTCAATGTGCCCTTTCTGGTGCAGATGTTGTTGATGTTGCAATCAATTCTATGTCTGGATTGACCTCCCAACCATCAATTAATGCTTTCTTAGCATCTGTAGACGGCGAACTAAAAACTAATATAAACCCTAGCTTCGTTCGTGAATTGGACGCATACTGGGCTGAAATGCGCTTATTGTATTCTTGTTTCGAGGCAGACTTAAAGGGCCCAGACCCTGAAGTTTACGAGCATGAAATCCCGGGTGGCCAATTGACCAACCTAATATTCCAGGCTCAACAACTGGGTCTTGGCAAACAGTGGACTGAAACTAAGAAAGCTTATCGCGAGGCGAACCTGCTGCTAGGTGACGTTGTGAAGGTCACCCCTACCTCAAAGGTTGTGGGTGATTTGGCCCAATTTATGGTGTCAAATAAGCTTTCTTCCGCAGATGTGAAACGCCTGGCTAATTCTTTGAACTTGCCTGATTCTGTTATGGACTTCTTTGAAGGTCTCATTGGACAGCCATATGGTGGTTTCCCAGAACCATTCAGGTCAGATGTGCTGAGAAACAAGAGAAGAAAGTTGACATGCAGGCCGGGCTTGGAACTACCTCCATTAGATCTACCAAAGATCAGACAAGAGCTGGAATCGAAATACGAGCAGGTCGATGAATGCGACGTTGCTTCATACAACATGTACCCTAAGGTGTACGAAGATTTTATGAAGGTGAAGGAATTATACGGTGATTTATCTGTTTTACCAACCAAGAACTTCTTGGCTCCAGCTGTTATTGGTGAAGAAATTATCGTGACTATTGAAAAGGGTAAGACATTAATCATTAAAATTCAGGCTATTAGTGACTTGAATAAGGACACTGGACGTAGAGAGGTGTATTTTGAGTTGAACGGTGAACTAAGAAATGTTTCCGTCGTCGACAAATCGCAAAAGGTTGAGACTAATGTAAAGGCAAAGGCAGACGACAGTAATCCTGATCATATCGGTGCTCCAATGACCGGAGTTGTTATAGAAGTGAAGACACAAAAAGGTGCTCACGTATCCAAGGGCCAGGCGATTGCTATATTAAGTGCCATGAAGATGGAAATGGTAATTTCCTCGCCAAAAGAGGGTGTTGTGCAAGAAATATTTGTGAAAGATGGCGAGACCGTACAAGTCTCAGATCTTCTGGCCGTGTTGAGTGGAGTCGAGGCCCAAAAAGCGGAGTAA
- the DUO1 gene encoding Duo1p (Syntenic homolog of Ashbya gossypii AAR161W; Syntenic homolog of Saccharomyces cerevisiae YGL061C (DUO1)), which translates to MPEEDISAQNIDKLIPRIFDQMRSNQVNNTKKTVETTPWFTSSSISTSVLLKELEQLDKIIPVIKHLNGSLRNSTMDNLSRIKMTCRSVNKVLDSWLKIQSQASYVGELMDDDEYLQYIEETKGDEAKCADYMNKKRLQVEELRRKVDEKLKPVDSITVHAPPLRKGMKTTTLGARGRMQGSGIPKGKSEAVSKVRSGYTRGDAAKGRKLFR; encoded by the coding sequence ATGcctgaagaagatatttCAGCTCAAAATATTGACAAGTTAATTCCTCGAATCTTTGATCAGATGCGATCTAATCAGGTAAACAACACTAAAAAGACAGTTGAAACAACGCCTTGGTTCACATCTTCCTCTATTTCTACGTCAGTTTTATTGAAGGAATTGGAGCAGCTCGATAAGATTATACCTGTTATTAAGCATCTGAATGGGTCGTTAAGGAATTCTACTATGGACAATCTAAGCCGTATAAAAATGACGTGCCGGTCGGTTAATAAGGTACTAGATAGTTGGCTTAAGATTCAGTCCCAAGCTAGTTACGTTGGGGAGCTTATGGATGACGATGAATACCTGCAATATATTGAGGAGACAAAAGGGGATGAGGCGAAGTGCGCGGATTACATGAACAAGAAGAGGTTACAGGTCGAGGAATTGAGACGAaaagttgatgaaaaaCTAAAACCGGTGGATAGTATAACTGTACATGCTCCTCCGCTACGGAAAGGTATGAAGACTACAACTCTAGGTGCTAGAGGAAGAATGCAAGGGTCTGGGATACCGAAAGGCAAGTCTGAAGCGGTGAGTAAGGTTAGATCAGGGTATACACGGGGGGATGCGGCTAAAGGGCGCAAACTGTTCCGTTAG
- the ATG12 gene encoding Atg12p (Syntenic homolog of Ashbya gossypii AAR160W; Syntenic homolog of Saccharomyces cerevisiae YBR217W (ATG12)) has protein sequence MSSILESEAESSASQSQCESRSHSLLPSSEYCSQHSLQNRLQEYNEQLNRLQIPSVSEDELPVTASELSLINDRDSQELRQDVPLSTSVYLGGDHSGSPSSVSSPVEEQKSAPYPEKISIRFQSIGSLAQIDPQVCKISSSQAFSVAILFLKRRLRLNEVHCYISNSFAPTPLQNIGQLWSQFKVNDELVVSYCATVAFG, from the coding sequence ATGAGCTCTATATTGGAGAGCGAGGCAGAAAGCAGTGCCAGTCAATCGCAATGTGAAAGTAGGAGTCATAGCTTACTTCCATCATCAGAATATTGTAGTCAGCATTCCCTTCAGAACCGTCTACAAGAATACAACGAACAGTTAAATAGACTACAAATACCCTCAGTTAGCGAAGATGAACTCCCGGTAACAGCTTCTGAATTAAGTTTGATTAATGATCGAGATTCTCAAGAACTAAGACAGGATGTTCCACTAAGTACTTCAGTTTACTTAGGTGGTGACCATTCAGGTTCACCATCGTCTGTATCTTCACCGGTTGAAGAACAGAAATCAGCACCGTACCCAGAGAAGATATCTATTAGATTCCAATCAATAGGTTCGCTTGCTCAGATAGATCCTCAAGTATGCAAGATTAGCAGCTCACAAGCTTTTAGTGTTGCTATACTGTTTTTAAAGCGGAGATTAAGGTTAAATGAGGTACACTGTTACATAAGTAACTCATTCGCACCAACTCCATTACAAAATATAGGTCAATTATGGAGTCAGTTTAAGGTTAATGATGAATTGGTAGTGTCCTATTGCGCTACAGTAGCATTTGGATGA